A region of Porites lutea chromosome 13, jaPorLute2.1, whole genome shotgun sequence DNA encodes the following proteins:
- the LOC140923619 gene encoding acid-sensing ion channel 1-like: MEMTREELRIEDNATESKTNKENKTSELVNEFAGYTTLHGFHFVLESCSVVRRILWATLIILALVILAFQCLNGLNKLLEHDSMTIKEQQREDATLFPAVTICNQNMLRKDKIMGTEAQKFLDEIESLLYNGFHNNTNDSFNLNLDKEVRRAGHNISDMLIACFSQGKLCKPEDFYVFTSIRRGLCYTFNSGKPGYALRYQRNAGRDKGLFLQLNAQPEQYYGPFNMLEGTGFRVVIHDQNDWPDVENYGMDISPGFSSTIRVQRYKTIRLPPPYTPKCGERKLAGTSNYSRSACLVECWTRLIISRCQCKVLGMVHLDEYKSLRYCGPRKFVSCVLSAEVNSTVESACGCPTKCETVTFNQQLSSASFPSRHVLPMLVRQANATAAVNASAEFYDEIETELRKRLLQLNIFYQSVVTEVTKEKPSYDIHAFGSDIGGNMGLFLGCSLLTIVEFLDLVLLICLGNSKRGQKIKASL, from the exons ATGGAAATGACACGGGAAGAACTCCGAATAGAAGATAACGCTACAGAATcaaaaaccaacaaagaaaataaaacatccGAACTGGTCAACGAGTTCGCTGGCTACACTACTCTACATGGATTTCACTTCGTTCTTGAGTCCTGCTCTGTTGTCAGGCGCATTTTGTGGGCGACATTGATCATTCTGGCATTGGTAATACTAGCTTTTCAGTGCCTCAATGGATTGAACAAACTTCTGGAACATGACTCCATGACTATAAAGGAGCAACAACGTGAAGATGCGACTTTATTTCCAGCAGTGACAATTTGCAACCAGAACATGCTGCGAAAAGATAAAATAATGGGTACAGAGGCCCAGAAGTTCTTGGATGAGATTGAATCCTTGCTGTACAACGGTTTTCATAATAACACAAATGATTCTTTTAATTTGAATCTGGACAAAGAGGTTAGACGAGCAGGACATAACATTTCAGATATGCTGATAGCGTGCTTTTCGCAGGGAAAACTTTGTAAACCGGAGGACTTCTACGTCTTCACGTCTATAAGG cgtgGTCTCTGCTACACGTTCAACTCTGGAAAGCCTGGTTACGCCTTACGTTACCAGAGAAATGCAGGAAGGGACAAGGGTCTTTTTCTTCAACTCAACGCACAACCTGAGCAGTATTATGGGCCATTTAACATGCTTGAAGGAACCGGTTTTCGCGTTGTGATTCACGATCAAAATGACTGGCCAGATGTGGAGAATTATGGAATGGATATCTCTCCAGGATTTAGCAGCACGATTAGAGTCCAGCGGTATAAG ACTATCCGTCTTCCTCCTCCGTATACGCCAAAGTGTGGTGAACGGAAGCTGGCTGGCACGAGCAACTATTCTCGAAGCGCATGCCTTGTGGAGTGCTGGACAAGGCTTATTATCAGCAGATGTCAGTGCAAAGTCCTGGGCATGGTCCATCTTG atgagTACAAGTCCCTTCGCTATTGTGGGCCTCGGAAATTTGTCAGCTGTGTGCTTTCTGCTGAAG TAAACTCTACCGTCGAATCAGCTTGTGGTTGTCCCACAAAATGTGAGACTGTAACTTTTAATCAGCAACTGTCAAGCGCTAGTTTCCCTTCCCGACATGTCCTTCCAATGCTTGTTAGACAAGCAAATGCCACTGCAGCTGTTAATGCAAGTGCCGAGTTTTATGATGAGATTGAAACAGAATTGAG GAAGCGTTTACTTCAGCTGAATATATTTTACCAGTCTGTGGTCACAGAAGTAACAAAGGAAAAGCCTTCCTACGACATCCATGCCTTCGGAT CTGACATTGGAGGAAATATGGGTCTTTTCCTTGGATGCAGTTTACTGACCATCGTAGAATTTCTGgaccttgttttgttaatttGCCTTGGGAATAGCAAACGTGGGCAAAAAATTAAAGCGAGTCTATAA
- the LOC140923620 gene encoding uncharacterized protein produces the protein MFGSSVNAAKSCQHILEVGDSMGNGEYWIDPEGNDNPFKVFCDMNTDGGILGGWLMVANFVIEDPSSLPSWQAESTYRGISHYDNNHMGIEANAMNQLRARLRFNELRFHCSKKGRRTFHVKTTIDGKGEAVVSYFSTQINTLPASCNSYVRLEGDTSELASRCADWANGGKWGHSRDNGQLRLLNYVAYIPNQHHWFVGMWLCDDDDSDSVLSRGDFWKVYVR, from the exons ATGTTCGGATCTTCCGTAAATGCTGCTAAGTCTTGCCAACATATTTTGGAGGTAGGAGATTCAATGGGAAATGGAGAATACTGGATCGACCCAGAAGGGAATGACAATCCATTTAAGGTGTTTTGTGATATGAACACCGATGGAGG tattttaggtgGTTGGCTTATGGTTGCAAACTTTGTTATTGAAGACCCTTCTTCCCTGCCAAGCTGGCAGGCCGAATCTACTTACCGAGGAATCAGTCACTATGACAACAACCATATGGGGATCGAGGCGAACGCAATGAATCAGTTAAGAGCGCGTTTGCGATTTAATGAGCTGCGATTTCATTGCAGTAAAAAGGGCAGGAGGACATTCCATGTGAAAACAACTATCGACGGCAAAGGAGAAGCGGTGGTAAGTTACTTCAGTActcaaattaacaccttaccaGCGTCGTGCAATTCTTACGTTCGCCTCGAAGGAGATACTTCCGAACTAGCTTCACGCTGTGCTGATTGGGCAAATGGCGGTAAATGGGGTCATTCAAGGGATAATGGACAGCTGCGCCTATTAAACTACGTGGCTTATATCCCAAATCAGCATCACTGGTTTGTCGGCATGTGGCTATGTGATGACGATGACTCAGATTCTGTCTTGTCCCGTGGGGACTTCTGGAAGGTCTATGTCCGCTGA